Proteins from a single region of Oncorhynchus keta strain PuntledgeMale-10-30-2019 chromosome 20, Oket_V2, whole genome shotgun sequence:
- the si:ch211-215i13.3 gene encoding brain and acute leukemia cytoplasmic protein isoform X2, giving the protein MGCGGSRSDTIIEPRYHESWTRETESTWLTNTDAEAALSTINSKGLEGIQKEKRMMVTTGTQCGKQTLTSSGPNHWRSCHDQTKKESRRRASKEVPAPSKAVQSVSGSEDTVPLSQAGDER; this is encoded by the exons ATGGGTTGTGGAGGAAGCCGGTCCGACACAATAATCGAACCGAGGTATCATGAAAGCTGGACCCGAGAAACCGAGTCGACATGGCTCACCAATACAGACGCCGAGGCTGCTCTTTCTACTATCAACA GTAAAGGGCTGGAGGGTATTcagaaggagaagaggatgatGGTGACCACAGGGACCCAGTGTGGGAAGCAGACCCTCACCAGCTCTGGACCCAACCACTGGCGGTCCTGCCACGAT CAAACAAAAAAAGAGTCCAGAAGGAGAGCATCTAAGGAGGTGCCTGCTCCGTCTAAAGCGGTCCAGTCGGTCAGTGGCAGTGAAGACACCGTCCCACTCAGTCAGGCCGGTGATGAAAGGTGA
- the si:ch211-215i13.3 gene encoding brain and acute leukemia cytoplasmic protein isoform X1 → MGCGGSRSDTIIEPRYHESWTRETESTWLTNTDAEAALSTINSKGLEGIQKEKRMMVTTGTQCGKQTLTSSGPNHWRSCHDVGLTQTKKESRRRASKEVPAPSKAVQSVSGSEDTVPLSQAGDER, encoded by the exons ATGGGTTGTGGAGGAAGCCGGTCCGACACAATAATCGAACCGAGGTATCATGAAAGCTGGACCCGAGAAACCGAGTCGACATGGCTCACCAATACAGACGCCGAGGCTGCTCTTTCTACTATCAACA GTAAAGGGCTGGAGGGTATTcagaaggagaagaggatgatGGTGACCACAGGGACCCAGTGTGGGAAGCAGACCCTCACCAGCTCTGGACCCAACCACTGGCGGTCCTGCCACGATGTAGGCCTCACT CAAACAAAAAAAGAGTCCAGAAGGAGAGCATCTAAGGAGGTGCCTGCTCCGTCTAAAGCGGTCCAGTCGGTCAGTGGCAGTGAAGACACCGTCCCACTCAGTCAGGCCGGTGATGAAAGGTGA